In Mustela nigripes isolate SB6536 chromosome 12, MUSNIG.SB6536, whole genome shotgun sequence, one DNA window encodes the following:
- the SLU7 gene encoding pre-mRNA-splicing factor SLU7, protein MSAAAVDAVNAAPLSGSKEMSLEEPKKMTREDWRKKKELEEQRKLGNAPAEVDEEGKDINPHIPQYISSVPWYIDPSKRPTLKHQRPQPEKQKQYSSSGEWYKRGVKENSITTKYRKGACENCGAMTHKKKDCFERPRRVGAKFTGTNIAPDEHVQPQLMFDYDGKRDRWNGYNPEEHMKIVEEYAKVDLAKRTLKAQKLQEELASGKLVEQANSPKHQWGEEEPNSQTEKDHNSEDEDEDKYADDIDMPGQNFDSKRRITVRNLRIREDIAKYLRNLDPNSAYYDPKTRAMRENPYANAGKNPDEVSYAGDNFVRYTGDTISMAQTQLFAWEAYDKGSEVHLQADPTKLELLYKSFKVKKEDFKEQQKESILEKYGGQEHLDAPPAELLLAQTEDYVEYSRHGTVIKGQERAVACSKYEEDVKIHNHTHIWGSYWKEGRWGYKCCHSFFKYSYCTGEAGKEIANSEECIINDITGEESVIKPQTLMEMHQEKLKEDKKKKKKKKKKHRKSSSDSDDEEKRHEKLKKALNAEEARLLHVKEIMQIDERKRPYNSIYETREPTEEEMEAYRMKRQRPDDPMASFLGQ, encoded by the exons ATGTCAGCTGCAGCTGTAGATGCAGTTAATGCGGCCCCCCTGTCGGGGTCCAAAGAAATGAGTCTAGAGGAACCAAAGAAGATGACCAGAGAGgactggagaaagaagaaggagctAGAAGAACAACGAAAACTGGGTAATGCTCCAGCAGAAGTTGATGAAGAAGGAAA agaCATCAACCCTCATATACCTCAGTATATTTCTTCAGTGCCATGGTATATCGATCCGTCAAAAAGACCTACTTTAAAGCACCAGAGACCacaaccagagaaacagaagcaatacAGCTCATCTGGAGAATGGTACAAGAGAGGTGTAAAAGAG AATTCCATAACTACTAAGTACCGCAAGGGGGCATGTGAAAATTGCGGGGCCATgacacacaaaaagaaagactGCTTTGAG AGACCTAGGCGAGTTGGAGCAAAATTTACAGGTACTAATATAGCTCCAGATGAACATGTCCAGCCTCAGCTGATGTTTGACTATGATGGGAAGAGGGACCGGTGGAATGGTTACAATCCAGAGGAACACATGAAAATTGTGGAAGAATATGCCAAAGTTGATCTG gCAAAACGAACCCTGAAAGCCCAGAAACTCCAAGAGGAATTAGCCTCAGGAAAATTAGTGGAACAGGCT AATTCTCCAAAACAccagtggggagaagaggaaccAAATTCTCAGACG gAAAAAGATCATAATAGTGAAGATGAGGATGAAGATAAATATGCAGATGATATTGACATGCCTGGACAGAACTTTGACTCTAAGAGGCGAATTACTGTCCGGAATCTCAGGATTCGAGAAGATATTGCAAAA TATTTGCGGAATTTAGATCCAAATTCTGCTTACTATGATCCCAAAACTAGAGCGATGAGAGAGAATCCCTATGCCAACGCAGGGAAGAATCCAGATGA AGTGAGCTATGCAGGGGATAACTTTGTAAGATACACAGGAGACACCATTTCAATGGCTCAGACACAGT TGTTTGCTTGGGAAGCCTATGACAAGGGATCTGAAGTGCATCTGCAGGCTGATCCTACAAAACTAGAGCTGCTGTACAAGTCCTTCAAAGTCAAAAAAGAAGACTTCAAAGAACAGCAGAAAGAAAGCATCTTGGAAAAG TATGGTGGCCAAGAACACTTGGATGCCCCTCCAGCTGAATTGCTTTTAGCTCAGACTGAAGACTATGTGGAGTATTCAAGACATGGGACAGTCATCAAAGGACAGGAGCGGGCTGTCGCCTGCTCTAAGTATGAGGAGGATGTGAAGATCCACAATCACACA CATATCTGGGGATCTTACTGGAAAGAAGGCCGATGGGGATACAAATGCTGTCACTCTTTTTTCAAGTATTCCTATTGCACTGGAGAAGCTGGCAAGGAGATTGCT AATTCAGAGGAATGTATTATAAATGATATAACTGGAGAAGAATCTGTGATAAAACCTCAAACCCTCATGGAG ATGcatcaggaaaaattaaaagaagataaaaagaagaaaaagaagaagaaaaagaagcatcgAAAGAGCAGTTCAGATAGTGATGATGAAGAAAAGAGacatgaaaaattgaaaaag GCACTGAATGCAGAGGAGGCCCGCCTTCTTCATGTCAAGGAGATCATGCAAATTGATGAGAGGAAGCGGCCTTACAACAGCATATATGAAACTCGGGAACCCActgaagaggaaatggaagcctATAGAATGAAACGTCAGAGGCCAGATGACCCCATGGCTTCCTTCCTTGGACAGTAG